A genomic window from Thunnus thynnus chromosome 12, fThuThy2.1, whole genome shotgun sequence includes:
- the LOC137194107 gene encoding protein hook homolog, translating into MENLRSHKHTTALFELYENELKVLSRDHNNLQLKNAEIRLHYSNKLRDERKEKRALSQELDQLKKKLLRVNSMDADNVTSVKKVSTCKMEAPGQNLEGKHSVECLKLATELEMEKKHREVLSQQILELNQQLQMERDLRAKAEAKASETVEIADELVQKLDELQNVSNEASVTTQALHNELKIKVEGLHQEITDLNQLLQKEKELKAQAEADKHEAVKIAEALCKEMEDMQSVVKSSKKFSDIALQKLNTLEKRIENMANQCMAERKERDCLQQEMEERLQRERDLRDQTETNSLRDFEALEALCQELTELKSVSEDQFTQRQTLSTRLNMEEKKQKGLCHDILWLVQMLEKEMELRAQAETDKLEAIKIGEALCQKIERYKVCSWSKESEKGPRPRQRGM; encoded by the coding sequence ATGGAGAACTTGAGGAGCCACAAACACACCACGGCCCTCTTTGAATTGTATGAGAATGAGCTGAAGGTCCTTTCCAGAGACCACAACAACCTCCAGCTGAAGAATGCAGAGATAAGACTGCACTACTCAAACAAGCTGAGAGacgagaggaaggagaaaagagCCCTGAGTCAAGAACTTGACCAACTGAAGAAAAAGCTTCTGAGAGTGAACTCTATGGATGCAGACAATGTGACCAGTGTTAAGAAGGTCTCCACCTGTAAAATGGAGGCACCTGGTCAAAACCTGGAGGGCAAGCATTCAGTTGAATGCCTTAAGCTTGCCACTGAGCTTGAAATGGAGAAGAAGCATCGGGAGGTTCTCTCTCAACAAATCCTGGAGCTCAACCAGCAGCTCCAGATGGAGAGGGACTTGAGGGCCAAGGCAGAGGCCAAAGCAAGTGAGACTGTTGAGATAGCAGATGAACTTGTCCAAAAACTGGATGAGCTGCAAAATGTCTCCAATGAGGCCTCAGTTACAACCCAGGCACTTCATAATGAGCTCAAAATAAAGGTGGAAGGCCTCCACCAAGAAATTACAGACCTGAACCAACTCCTTCAGAAGGAAAAAGAATTGAAGGCTCAGGCAGAGGCTGACAAGCATGAGGCGGTCAAGATCGCAGAGGCACTTTGCAAAGAAATGGAGGATATGCAAAGTGTTGTCAAATCCTCAAAGAAGTTCTCTGACATTGCCTTGCAGAAGCTCAACACACTGGAAAAGAGAATTGAGAATATGGCCAACCAGTGCATggcagagaggaaagaaagagattGTCTCCAACAGGAAATGGAGGAGCgactgcagagagaaagggaCTTGAGAGACCAGACTGAGACCAACAGCCTCAGGGATTTTGAGGCCCTGGAAGCTCTTTGCCAAGAACTGACAGAGCTTAAAAGTGTCTCAGAGGACCAGTTCACTCAAAGGCAGACTCTTTCCACCAGGCTAAACATGgaagaaaagaagcagaaaggCCTCTGCCATGATATACTGTGGCTCGTTCAAATGCTGGAAAAAGAGATGGAGTTGAGGGCCCAGGCAGAAACGGACAAACTGGAGGCCATCAAGATTGGGGAGGCACTTTGCCAAAAAATAGAGAGATACAAGGTGTGCTCATGGTCCAAGGAAAGTGAAAAAGGTCCCCGGCCACGACAGCGAGGGATGTGA